One genomic region from Bombus terrestris chromosome 15, iyBomTerr1.2, whole genome shotgun sequence encodes:
- the LOC100646726 gene encoding protein neuralized isoform X5, which produces MGQSSSNTGHSAPRSSSAGTNNLPPLTFHQVHGENIRLCNGGTIARRYESFCRGITFSARPVRVGEKICVKFLEISDNWSGVIRFGFTSNDPINLRNGLPRYACPDLTNKPGYWAKAMAERFAERDTVLFYYVTSAGDVHFGVNGEEKGVFFSGIETRGPLWAIIDVYGNSTAIEFVDPNRQHFNNIRRGTEHSNEDNAQHSRHSAMDDASNASRDVERIIVPSMQGISIHHEPDVELPGLRFQPAGVIFTPLPFHLTRGRNIRFSNQQCVATRTDTEFCHGYAFTSQPLLLGERLVVQILATEPMYVGALALGLTSCDPARLTAEDLPDDSDLLLDRPEYWVVSKDVASSPQPGDEIAFTVTHFGEVQMSKNGGPPNVVMHVDQSLQLWAFFDVYGSTQRVRMLAERPTSPPRQRQSNPSPATILQQQQQQQQQQHCNHSNAATELSRFSEMVQFKPAIGGGTVLVVNLPPQTGYVTPSSSTPQPTYASAGHRSQHAHPPAVTASSSTASTASTSHPGSSRQSSPPLTGTMASTGSSTYVEPVNYQSLDGTLTSQASSHLQQWSEGLQPTPGQPNECSVCYERSIDSVLYMCGHMCMCYPCAIQQWCGKGGGHCPLCRATIRDVIRIYRS; this is translated from the exons CACCAAGATCATCCAGTGCAGGCACCAACAATCTACCGCCACTGACGTTCCATCAGGTTCATGGTGAGAATATCAGACTCTGCAATGGCGGGACCATCGCCAGAAGATACGAAAGCTTCTGCAGGGGCATCACATTCAGCGCACGACCCGTCCGGGTTGGCGAAAAG ATCTGTGTCAAATTCCTCGAGATCTCGGATAATTGGAGCGGCGTGATTCGCTTTGGTTTCACTAGCAACGACCCGATCAACCTGCGAAATGGCCTTCCAAGGTACGCCTGTCCGGACTTGACGAACAAACCCGGTTACTGGGCGAAGGCCATGGCCGAGAGGTTCGCCGAAAGGGACACGGTGCTCTTCTATTACGTCACGTCCGCTGGGGACGTGCACTTCGGTGTAAATGGCGAGGAAAAGGGCGTTTTCTTCAGCGGTATCGAGACACGAGGTCCATTGTGGGCTATCATCGATGTCTATGGCAACAGCACCGCCATCGAGTTTGTCGATCCTAACAGACAACATTTCAACAACATCAGGAGAGGCACCGAGCATAGCAACGAGGATAACGCGCAGCACAGCAGGCACTCGGCCATGGACGACGCGAGCAACGCGAGCAGAGACGTCGAGAGGATCATCGTTCCATCCATGCAGGGCATTTCGATCCATCATGAGCCCGACGTCGAGTTACCCGGACTCAGGTTTCAGCCTGCCGGTGTCATCTTCACGCCGTTACCCTTCCACTT GACCCGAGGTAGAAACATCCGCTTCAGTAACCAGCAGTGCGTAGCGACGCGAACCGACACGGAATTCTGTCACGGCTATGCGTTTACGAGCCAGCCACTGCTACTGGGGGAGCGATTGGTCGTGCAGATCCTCGCTACAGAGCCTATGTACGTGGGTGCTTTGGCTCTAGGTCTGACTTCTTGCGACCCAGCTCGGCTGACCGCCGAGGATCTACCCGACGACAGTGATCTACTACTGGATCGTCCAGAATATTGGGTAGTCTCTAAGGATGTGGCATCCAGCCCTCAACCTGGTGATGAGATAGCCTTCACGGTAACTCACTTTGGCGAAGTTCAAATGAGTAAGAATGGTGGACCACCGAACGTAGTGATGCACGTGGACCAAAGTCTTCAATTATGGGCGTTCTTCGATGTGTACGGTAGCACGCAACGAGTCAGGATGCTGGCTGAGAGGCCCACGTCGCCACCGCGACAGCGTCAAAGCAATCCATCGCCAGCTACCATCttacaacagcagcaacagcaacaacaacagcagcactGCAACCACAGTAACGCAGCTACAGAACTGTCCAGATTTTCTGAGATGGTTCAGTTCAAACCAGCCATTGGCGGAGGCACCGTACTGGTGGTGAATCTTCCTCCTCAGACTGGTTATGTTACACCGTCCTCATCAACGCCACAGCCTACTTACGCCTCCGCTGGGCATAGGAGTCAACACGCGCACCCTCCAGCAGTCACTGCTTCGTCGTCCACGGCGTCTACGGCGTCCACGTCGCATCCTGGATCTTCCAGACAGTCCTCACCGCCTTTGACAGGCACCATGGCCAGTACAGGCTCCTCTACGTACGTGGAGCCAGTAAATTACCAGAGTCTTGACGGTACTCTTACCTCTCAGGCGTCTTCCCACCTGCAGCAGTGGAGCGAAGGCCTCCAACCTACGCCTGGACAGCCAAACGAGTGTTCGGTCTGCTATGAAAGAAGCATCGACAGTGTGCTGTACATGTGCGGTCACATGTGTATGTGCTATCCTTGCGCTATTCAACAGTGGTGCGGCAAGGGTGGCGGACATTGCCCACTCTGTAGAGCGACCATTAGGGATGTGATCCGTATCTATAGATCCTGA
- the LOC100646726 gene encoding protein neuralized isoform X3, which yields MALALSCQRPRRPLTVNTATRVARLRLLGNVFAPRSSSAGTNNLPPLTFHQVHGENIRLCNGGTIARRYESFCRGITFSARPVRVGEKICVKFLEISDNWSGVIRFGFTSNDPINLRNGLPRYACPDLTNKPGYWAKAMAERFAERDTVLFYYVTSAGDVHFGVNGEEKGVFFSGIETRGPLWAIIDVYGNSTAIEFVDPNRQHFNNIRRGTEHSNEDNAQHSRHSAMDDASNASRDVERIIVPSMQGISIHHEPDVELPGLRFQPAGVIFTPLPFHLTRGRNIRFSNQQCVATRTDTEFCHGYAFTSQPLLLGERLVVQILATEPMYVGALALGLTSCDPARLTAEDLPDDSDLLLDRPEYWVVSKDVASSPQPGDEIAFTVTHFGEVQMSKNGGPPNVVMHVDQSLQLWAFFDVYGSTQRVRMLAERPTSPPRQRQSNPSPATILQQQQQQQQQQHCNHSNAATELSRFSEMVQFKPAIGGGTVLVVNLPPQTGYVTPSSSTPQPTYASAGHRSQHAHPPAVTASSSTASTASTSHPGSSRQSSPPLTGTMASTGSSTYVEPVNYQSLDGTLTSQASSHLQQWSEGLQPTPGQPNECSVCYERSIDSVLYMCGHMCMCYPCAIQQWCGKGGGHCPLCRATIRDVIRIYRS from the exons CACCAAGATCATCCAGTGCAGGCACCAACAATCTACCGCCACTGACGTTCCATCAGGTTCATGGTGAGAATATCAGACTCTGCAATGGCGGGACCATCGCCAGAAGATACGAAAGCTTCTGCAGGGGCATCACATTCAGCGCACGACCCGTCCGGGTTGGCGAAAAG ATCTGTGTCAAATTCCTCGAGATCTCGGATAATTGGAGCGGCGTGATTCGCTTTGGTTTCACTAGCAACGACCCGATCAACCTGCGAAATGGCCTTCCAAGGTACGCCTGTCCGGACTTGACGAACAAACCCGGTTACTGGGCGAAGGCCATGGCCGAGAGGTTCGCCGAAAGGGACACGGTGCTCTTCTATTACGTCACGTCCGCTGGGGACGTGCACTTCGGTGTAAATGGCGAGGAAAAGGGCGTTTTCTTCAGCGGTATCGAGACACGAGGTCCATTGTGGGCTATCATCGATGTCTATGGCAACAGCACCGCCATCGAGTTTGTCGATCCTAACAGACAACATTTCAACAACATCAGGAGAGGCACCGAGCATAGCAACGAGGATAACGCGCAGCACAGCAGGCACTCGGCCATGGACGACGCGAGCAACGCGAGCAGAGACGTCGAGAGGATCATCGTTCCATCCATGCAGGGCATTTCGATCCATCATGAGCCCGACGTCGAGTTACCCGGACTCAGGTTTCAGCCTGCCGGTGTCATCTTCACGCCGTTACCCTTCCACTT GACCCGAGGTAGAAACATCCGCTTCAGTAACCAGCAGTGCGTAGCGACGCGAACCGACACGGAATTCTGTCACGGCTATGCGTTTACGAGCCAGCCACTGCTACTGGGGGAGCGATTGGTCGTGCAGATCCTCGCTACAGAGCCTATGTACGTGGGTGCTTTGGCTCTAGGTCTGACTTCTTGCGACCCAGCTCGGCTGACCGCCGAGGATCTACCCGACGACAGTGATCTACTACTGGATCGTCCAGAATATTGGGTAGTCTCTAAGGATGTGGCATCCAGCCCTCAACCTGGTGATGAGATAGCCTTCACGGTAACTCACTTTGGCGAAGTTCAAATGAGTAAGAATGGTGGACCACCGAACGTAGTGATGCACGTGGACCAAAGTCTTCAATTATGGGCGTTCTTCGATGTGTACGGTAGCACGCAACGAGTCAGGATGCTGGCTGAGAGGCCCACGTCGCCACCGCGACAGCGTCAAAGCAATCCATCGCCAGCTACCATCttacaacagcagcaacagcaacaacaacagcagcactGCAACCACAGTAACGCAGCTACAGAACTGTCCAGATTTTCTGAGATGGTTCAGTTCAAACCAGCCATTGGCGGAGGCACCGTACTGGTGGTGAATCTTCCTCCTCAGACTGGTTATGTTACACCGTCCTCATCAACGCCACAGCCTACTTACGCCTCCGCTGGGCATAGGAGTCAACACGCGCACCCTCCAGCAGTCACTGCTTCGTCGTCCACGGCGTCTACGGCGTCCACGTCGCATCCTGGATCTTCCAGACAGTCCTCACCGCCTTTGACAGGCACCATGGCCAGTACAGGCTCCTCTACGTACGTGGAGCCAGTAAATTACCAGAGTCTTGACGGTACTCTTACCTCTCAGGCGTCTTCCCACCTGCAGCAGTGGAGCGAAGGCCTCCAACCTACGCCTGGACAGCCAAACGAGTGTTCGGTCTGCTATGAAAGAAGCATCGACAGTGTGCTGTACATGTGCGGTCACATGTGTATGTGCTATCCTTGCGCTATTCAACAGTGGTGCGGCAAGGGTGGCGGACATTGCCCACTCTGTAGAGCGACCATTAGGGATGTGATCCGTATCTATAGATCCTGA
- the LOC100647677 gene encoding tubulin alpha-1 chain, which translates to MGNACWELYCLEHGIQPDGMLPPQSCSSDEGFQTFFSETGGGKYVPRAVFLDLEPTVIDEVRTGTYHQLFHPEQLISGKEDAANNYARGHYTLGKEIIDLVLDRIRKIADMCTGLQGFLIFHAFGGGTGSGFTSLLMERLSMDYGKKAKLEFAIYPSPQISTAVVEPYNAILTTHTTLEHSDCAFLVDNEAIYDICRRNLDIERPTYTNLNRLIGQIVSSITASLRFDGALNVDLMEFQTNLVPYPRIHFPLATYAPIVSIEKAYHEQLTVMELTSSCFEPAMQMVKCNPQRGKYMACCLLYRGDVVPKDVNASIATIKTKRAIQFVDWCPTGFKVGINYQPPTVVPGGDLAKVQRAMALLANTTAIAEAWTRLNRKFDLMFGKRAFVHWYVTESMDESEFNEAREDLAALEKDYEEVGMDSTDAGEGEDEN; encoded by the exons ATGGGCAATGCTTGCTGGGAATTATATTGTCTGGAACATGGCATACAACCTGATGGCATGCTTCCGCCTCAGAGCTGTTCTAGCGATGAGGGTTTTCAAACTTTCTTCAGCGAGACCGGCGGTGGAAAATACGTCCCACGGGCTGTATTTCTGGACCTTGAGCCCACAGTCATTG ACGAAGTTCGGACAGGAACCTACCATCAGCTATTTCACCCCGAACAACTAATTTCCGGTAAAGAGGACGCGGCGAACAATTACGCTCGAGGGCACTATACTCTGGGAAAGGAAATAATCGACCTGGTTCTGGACAGAATTCGCAAGATCGCCGATATGTGCACCGGTCTCCAAGGATTCCTAATTTTCCACGCATTCGGCGGTGGTACCGGTTCAGGATTCACCAGCCTTCTAATGGAGCGCCTCTCCATGGACTATGGCAAGAAAGCTAAGCTCGAGTTCGCCATTTATCCCTCTCCACAAATTTCCACCGCGGTGGTAGAACCTTACAATGCCATCTTAACTACGCATACGACACTAGAACACTCGGACTGCGCGTTCCTTGTCGATAACGAGGCGATCTACGATATCTGCAGGCGAAACTTAGATATAGAAAGACCAACCTATACGAATTTGAATAGATTAATTGGGCAAATAGTGTCTTCTATCACGGCTTCTTTGAGGTTCGATGGAGCGCTGAACGTGGATCTAATGGAGTTCCAAACGAATTTGGTTCCGTATCCCAGGATTCACTTTCCTTTGGCTACATATGCGCCAATTGTTTCGATTGAAAAAGCTTATCATGAGCAATTGACGGTGATGGAGTTAACGTCGTCTTGTTTCGAGCCTGCAATGCAAATGGTCAAATGCAATCCACAGAGAGGAAAATATATGGCGTGCTGCTTGTTATATAGAGGTGATGTGGTCCCGAAAGATGTGAACGCGTCTATCGCGACTATTAAGACGAAGAGGGCGATACAGTTCGTCGATTGGTGCCCTACCGGTTTTAAG gTAGGAATTAATTACCAACCACCAACAGTAGTTCCTGGAGGGGATCTCGCCAAAGTACAGCGAGCTATGGCATTGCTTGCAAACACTACTGCAATCGCTGAGGCATGGACCAGactaaatagaaaatttgatcTTATGTTCGGCAAACGTGCATTTGTTCATTG GTACGTGACAGAGAGTATGGACGAAAGTGAATTTAACGAAGCCAGGGAAGATCTGGCCGCTTTAGAAAAAGATTACGAGGAAGTTGGCATGGACTCGACGGACGCTGGCGAAGGCGAAGATGAAAACTAA
- the LOC100646726 gene encoding protein neuralized isoform X2, whose translation MHKLEITCKNQKLKICSVIADKTDRSLISHGPLGMATFPVVGWEYPGRSLGISCQNSRIPDHRVGVMKYRSGNARAATRAPRSSSAGTNNLPPLTFHQVHGENIRLCNGGTIARRYESFCRGITFSARPVRVGEKICVKFLEISDNWSGVIRFGFTSNDPINLRNGLPRYACPDLTNKPGYWAKAMAERFAERDTVLFYYVTSAGDVHFGVNGEEKGVFFSGIETRGPLWAIIDVYGNSTAIEFVDPNRQHFNNIRRGTEHSNEDNAQHSRHSAMDDASNASRDVERIIVPSMQGISIHHEPDVELPGLRFQPAGVIFTPLPFHLTRGRNIRFSNQQCVATRTDTEFCHGYAFTSQPLLLGERLVVQILATEPMYVGALALGLTSCDPARLTAEDLPDDSDLLLDRPEYWVVSKDVASSPQPGDEIAFTVTHFGEVQMSKNGGPPNVVMHVDQSLQLWAFFDVYGSTQRVRMLAERPTSPPRQRQSNPSPATILQQQQQQQQQQHCNHSNAATELSRFSEMVQFKPAIGGGTVLVVNLPPQTGYVTPSSSTPQPTYASAGHRSQHAHPPAVTASSSTASTASTSHPGSSRQSSPPLTGTMASTGSSTYVEPVNYQSLDGTLTSQASSHLQQWSEGLQPTPGQPNECSVCYERSIDSVLYMCGHMCMCYPCAIQQWCGKGGGHCPLCRATIRDVIRIYRS comes from the exons ATGCATAAATTAGAAATCACATGTAAAAatcagaaattaaaaatttgttctgTGATCGCGGACAAAACCGATCGGTCCTTGATTTCGCATGGACCATTGGGAATGGCGACGTTTCCAGTTGTGGGCTGGGAATATCCTGGACGTAGCCTGGGAATATCCTGTCAGAACTCTCGCATTCCGGATCACCGAGTCGGAGTTATGAAATACCGAAGTGGAAACGCTCGAGCTGCCACGAGAG CACCAAGATCATCCAGTGCAGGCACCAACAATCTACCGCCACTGACGTTCCATCAGGTTCATGGTGAGAATATCAGACTCTGCAATGGCGGGACCATCGCCAGAAGATACGAAAGCTTCTGCAGGGGCATCACATTCAGCGCACGACCCGTCCGGGTTGGCGAAAAG ATCTGTGTCAAATTCCTCGAGATCTCGGATAATTGGAGCGGCGTGATTCGCTTTGGTTTCACTAGCAACGACCCGATCAACCTGCGAAATGGCCTTCCAAGGTACGCCTGTCCGGACTTGACGAACAAACCCGGTTACTGGGCGAAGGCCATGGCCGAGAGGTTCGCCGAAAGGGACACGGTGCTCTTCTATTACGTCACGTCCGCTGGGGACGTGCACTTCGGTGTAAATGGCGAGGAAAAGGGCGTTTTCTTCAGCGGTATCGAGACACGAGGTCCATTGTGGGCTATCATCGATGTCTATGGCAACAGCACCGCCATCGAGTTTGTCGATCCTAACAGACAACATTTCAACAACATCAGGAGAGGCACCGAGCATAGCAACGAGGATAACGCGCAGCACAGCAGGCACTCGGCCATGGACGACGCGAGCAACGCGAGCAGAGACGTCGAGAGGATCATCGTTCCATCCATGCAGGGCATTTCGATCCATCATGAGCCCGACGTCGAGTTACCCGGACTCAGGTTTCAGCCTGCCGGTGTCATCTTCACGCCGTTACCCTTCCACTT GACCCGAGGTAGAAACATCCGCTTCAGTAACCAGCAGTGCGTAGCGACGCGAACCGACACGGAATTCTGTCACGGCTATGCGTTTACGAGCCAGCCACTGCTACTGGGGGAGCGATTGGTCGTGCAGATCCTCGCTACAGAGCCTATGTACGTGGGTGCTTTGGCTCTAGGTCTGACTTCTTGCGACCCAGCTCGGCTGACCGCCGAGGATCTACCCGACGACAGTGATCTACTACTGGATCGTCCAGAATATTGGGTAGTCTCTAAGGATGTGGCATCCAGCCCTCAACCTGGTGATGAGATAGCCTTCACGGTAACTCACTTTGGCGAAGTTCAAATGAGTAAGAATGGTGGACCACCGAACGTAGTGATGCACGTGGACCAAAGTCTTCAATTATGGGCGTTCTTCGATGTGTACGGTAGCACGCAACGAGTCAGGATGCTGGCTGAGAGGCCCACGTCGCCACCGCGACAGCGTCAAAGCAATCCATCGCCAGCTACCATCttacaacagcagcaacagcaacaacaacagcagcactGCAACCACAGTAACGCAGCTACAGAACTGTCCAGATTTTCTGAGATGGTTCAGTTCAAACCAGCCATTGGCGGAGGCACCGTACTGGTGGTGAATCTTCCTCCTCAGACTGGTTATGTTACACCGTCCTCATCAACGCCACAGCCTACTTACGCCTCCGCTGGGCATAGGAGTCAACACGCGCACCCTCCAGCAGTCACTGCTTCGTCGTCCACGGCGTCTACGGCGTCCACGTCGCATCCTGGATCTTCCAGACAGTCCTCACCGCCTTTGACAGGCACCATGGCCAGTACAGGCTCCTCTACGTACGTGGAGCCAGTAAATTACCAGAGTCTTGACGGTACTCTTACCTCTCAGGCGTCTTCCCACCTGCAGCAGTGGAGCGAAGGCCTCCAACCTACGCCTGGACAGCCAAACGAGTGTTCGGTCTGCTATGAAAGAAGCATCGACAGTGTGCTGTACATGTGCGGTCACATGTGTATGTGCTATCCTTGCGCTATTCAACAGTGGTGCGGCAAGGGTGGCGGACATTGCCCACTCTGTAGAGCGACCATTAGGGATGTGATCCGTATCTATAGATCCTGA
- the LOC100646726 gene encoding protein neuralized isoform X4: MAVEMKKRIFNRYRGHKEDNVSPTAPRSSSAGTNNLPPLTFHQVHGENIRLCNGGTIARRYESFCRGITFSARPVRVGEKICVKFLEISDNWSGVIRFGFTSNDPINLRNGLPRYACPDLTNKPGYWAKAMAERFAERDTVLFYYVTSAGDVHFGVNGEEKGVFFSGIETRGPLWAIIDVYGNSTAIEFVDPNRQHFNNIRRGTEHSNEDNAQHSRHSAMDDASNASRDVERIIVPSMQGISIHHEPDVELPGLRFQPAGVIFTPLPFHLTRGRNIRFSNQQCVATRTDTEFCHGYAFTSQPLLLGERLVVQILATEPMYVGALALGLTSCDPARLTAEDLPDDSDLLLDRPEYWVVSKDVASSPQPGDEIAFTVTHFGEVQMSKNGGPPNVVMHVDQSLQLWAFFDVYGSTQRVRMLAERPTSPPRQRQSNPSPATILQQQQQQQQQQHCNHSNAATELSRFSEMVQFKPAIGGGTVLVVNLPPQTGYVTPSSSTPQPTYASAGHRSQHAHPPAVTASSSTASTASTSHPGSSRQSSPPLTGTMASTGSSTYVEPVNYQSLDGTLTSQASSHLQQWSEGLQPTPGQPNECSVCYERSIDSVLYMCGHMCMCYPCAIQQWCGKGGGHCPLCRATIRDVIRIYRS; the protein is encoded by the exons CACCAAGATCATCCAGTGCAGGCACCAACAATCTACCGCCACTGACGTTCCATCAGGTTCATGGTGAGAATATCAGACTCTGCAATGGCGGGACCATCGCCAGAAGATACGAAAGCTTCTGCAGGGGCATCACATTCAGCGCACGACCCGTCCGGGTTGGCGAAAAG ATCTGTGTCAAATTCCTCGAGATCTCGGATAATTGGAGCGGCGTGATTCGCTTTGGTTTCACTAGCAACGACCCGATCAACCTGCGAAATGGCCTTCCAAGGTACGCCTGTCCGGACTTGACGAACAAACCCGGTTACTGGGCGAAGGCCATGGCCGAGAGGTTCGCCGAAAGGGACACGGTGCTCTTCTATTACGTCACGTCCGCTGGGGACGTGCACTTCGGTGTAAATGGCGAGGAAAAGGGCGTTTTCTTCAGCGGTATCGAGACACGAGGTCCATTGTGGGCTATCATCGATGTCTATGGCAACAGCACCGCCATCGAGTTTGTCGATCCTAACAGACAACATTTCAACAACATCAGGAGAGGCACCGAGCATAGCAACGAGGATAACGCGCAGCACAGCAGGCACTCGGCCATGGACGACGCGAGCAACGCGAGCAGAGACGTCGAGAGGATCATCGTTCCATCCATGCAGGGCATTTCGATCCATCATGAGCCCGACGTCGAGTTACCCGGACTCAGGTTTCAGCCTGCCGGTGTCATCTTCACGCCGTTACCCTTCCACTT GACCCGAGGTAGAAACATCCGCTTCAGTAACCAGCAGTGCGTAGCGACGCGAACCGACACGGAATTCTGTCACGGCTATGCGTTTACGAGCCAGCCACTGCTACTGGGGGAGCGATTGGTCGTGCAGATCCTCGCTACAGAGCCTATGTACGTGGGTGCTTTGGCTCTAGGTCTGACTTCTTGCGACCCAGCTCGGCTGACCGCCGAGGATCTACCCGACGACAGTGATCTACTACTGGATCGTCCAGAATATTGGGTAGTCTCTAAGGATGTGGCATCCAGCCCTCAACCTGGTGATGAGATAGCCTTCACGGTAACTCACTTTGGCGAAGTTCAAATGAGTAAGAATGGTGGACCACCGAACGTAGTGATGCACGTGGACCAAAGTCTTCAATTATGGGCGTTCTTCGATGTGTACGGTAGCACGCAACGAGTCAGGATGCTGGCTGAGAGGCCCACGTCGCCACCGCGACAGCGTCAAAGCAATCCATCGCCAGCTACCATCttacaacagcagcaacagcaacaacaacagcagcactGCAACCACAGTAACGCAGCTACAGAACTGTCCAGATTTTCTGAGATGGTTCAGTTCAAACCAGCCATTGGCGGAGGCACCGTACTGGTGGTGAATCTTCCTCCTCAGACTGGTTATGTTACACCGTCCTCATCAACGCCACAGCCTACTTACGCCTCCGCTGGGCATAGGAGTCAACACGCGCACCCTCCAGCAGTCACTGCTTCGTCGTCCACGGCGTCTACGGCGTCCACGTCGCATCCTGGATCTTCCAGACAGTCCTCACCGCCTTTGACAGGCACCATGGCCAGTACAGGCTCCTCTACGTACGTGGAGCCAGTAAATTACCAGAGTCTTGACGGTACTCTTACCTCTCAGGCGTCTTCCCACCTGCAGCAGTGGAGCGAAGGCCTCCAACCTACGCCTGGACAGCCAAACGAGTGTTCGGTCTGCTATGAAAGAAGCATCGACAGTGTGCTGTACATGTGCGGTCACATGTGTATGTGCTATCCTTGCGCTATTCAACAGTGGTGCGGCAAGGGTGGCGGACATTGCCCACTCTGTAGAGCGACCATTAGGGATGTGATCCGTATCTATAGATCCTGA
- the LOC100647557 gene encoding ras suppressor protein 1 isoform X1 — MNQAPVSCIPAGKMSKAKKVLDEAREIQNPELDLADKSISTFEEMPGLLNMINITRLTLSHNKIQAVPPGLANLVNLEILNLFNNHITELPISLSQMPKLRILNVGMNRLDVLPRGFGAFPVLEVLDLTYNNLSEKNLPGNFFMMETLRALYLADNDFEYLPPEIGQLKNLQILVLRENDLVELPKEIGELTRLRELHIQGNRLTVLPPEIGNLDLVSNKAVFRMEFNPWVIPIGDQLQVGISHVMDYIRSETYRYVYSRHQSAKGPPPPIENDKSKKISRIR, encoded by the exons ATGAATCAGGCACCAGTGTCGTGTATTCCAGCGGGGAAGATGTCAAAAGCGAAGAAGGTGCTCGATGAGGCCCGCGAGATCCAGAATCCGGAGTTGGATCTCGCGGATAAGAGTATCTCGACATTCGAGGAGATGCCAGGATTGC TTAATATGATTAACATTACAAGGTTGACTTTGAGTCACAATAAAATTCAAG CTGTACCACCAGGTCTTGCAAATCTAGTCAATTTGGAGATATTGAATCTGTTTAATAATCATATTACCGAGCTTCCAATTTCATTGTCACAAATGCCAAAGCTACGGATTCTTAATGTAGG GATGAACAGATTAGATGTGCTTCCACGTGGATTTGGTGCTTTTCCAGTATTAGAAGTCTTAGATTTAACTTATAATAATCTGAGCGAGAAGAATTTACCAGGAAACTTTTTTATGATGG AAACCTTAAGAGCACTATATTTAGCTGATAATGATTTTGAATATCTACCTCCTGAAATTgggcaattaaaaaatttacaaatc CTTGTATTGAGGGAAAATGATTTAGTCGAATTACCAAAAGAAATCGGCGAATTAACGCGACTCAGGGAATTACACATTCAAGGGAATCGATTAACGGTTTTACCTCCTGAAATAG gaAATCTGGATTTAGTAAGTAATAAAGCAGTGTTTAGAATGGAGTTTAATCCATGGGTTATACCAATAGGCGATCAACTGCAAGTTGGCATTTCTCATGTTATGGATTACATACGTTCTGAAACATATAGATA TGTATATAGCCGACACCAAAGCGCCAAAGGGCCGCCACCACCGATAGAAAACGACAAGAGTAAGAAAATATCGCGTATTCGTTAA
- the LOC100647557 gene encoding ras suppressor protein 1 isoform X2, with product MEIRVNMINITRLTLSHNKIQAVPPGLANLVNLEILNLFNNHITELPISLSQMPKLRILNVGMNRLDVLPRGFGAFPVLEVLDLTYNNLSEKNLPGNFFMMETLRALYLADNDFEYLPPEIGQLKNLQILVLRENDLVELPKEIGELTRLRELHIQGNRLTVLPPEIGNLDLVSNKAVFRMEFNPWVIPIGDQLQVGISHVMDYIRSETYRYVYSRHQSAKGPPPPIENDKSKKISRIR from the exons ATGGAAATCCGAG TTAATATGATTAACATTACAAGGTTGACTTTGAGTCACAATAAAATTCAAG CTGTACCACCAGGTCTTGCAAATCTAGTCAATTTGGAGATATTGAATCTGTTTAATAATCATATTACCGAGCTTCCAATTTCATTGTCACAAATGCCAAAGCTACGGATTCTTAATGTAGG GATGAACAGATTAGATGTGCTTCCACGTGGATTTGGTGCTTTTCCAGTATTAGAAGTCTTAGATTTAACTTATAATAATCTGAGCGAGAAGAATTTACCAGGAAACTTTTTTATGATGG AAACCTTAAGAGCACTATATTTAGCTGATAATGATTTTGAATATCTACCTCCTGAAATTgggcaattaaaaaatttacaaatc CTTGTATTGAGGGAAAATGATTTAGTCGAATTACCAAAAGAAATCGGCGAATTAACGCGACTCAGGGAATTACACATTCAAGGGAATCGATTAACGGTTTTACCTCCTGAAATAG gaAATCTGGATTTAGTAAGTAATAAAGCAGTGTTTAGAATGGAGTTTAATCCATGGGTTATACCAATAGGCGATCAACTGCAAGTTGGCATTTCTCATGTTATGGATTACATACGTTCTGAAACATATAGATA TGTATATAGCCGACACCAAAGCGCCAAAGGGCCGCCACCACCGATAGAAAACGACAAGAGTAAGAAAATATCGCGTATTCGTTAA